A single Camelus ferus isolate YT-003-E chromosome 3, BCGSAC_Cfer_1.0, whole genome shotgun sequence DNA region contains:
- the TMED7 gene encoding transmembrane emp24 domain-containing protein 7, which produces MPRPGSAQRWAAAAGRWGCRLLALLLLLVPGPGGASEITFELPDNAKQCFYEDITQGTKCTLEFQVITGGHYDVDCRVEDPDGNVLYKEMKKQYDSFTFTASKNGTYKFCFSNEFSTFTHKTVYFDLQVGEDPPLFPSENRVSALTQMESACVSIHEALKSVIDYQTHFRLREAQGRSRAEDLNTRVAYWSVGEAIILLVVSIGQVFLLKSFFSDKRTTTTRVGS; this is translated from the exons ATGCCCCGGCCGGGGTCCGCGCAGCGCTGGGCGGCCGCCGCGGGCCGTTGGGGCTGCAGGCTGCTCGcgctgctgctgttgctggtgCCAGGGCCCGGTGGCGCCTCTGAGATCACCTTCGAGCTCCCCGACAATGCCAAGCAGTGTTTCTACGAGGACATCACGCAGGGCACCAAGTGCACCCTCGAGTTCCAG gtgATTACTGGTGGTCACTATGATGTAGATTGTCGAGTAGAAGATCCTGATGGTAATGTGTTATacaaagagatgaagaaacagtATGATAGTTTTACCTTCACAGCCTCCAAAAATGGGACATACAAATTTTGCTTCAGCAATGAATTTTCTACTTTCACACATAAAACCGTGTATTTTGATCTTCAAGTTGGAGAAGACCCACCTTTGTTTCCTAGTGAGAACCGAGTCAGTGCTCTTACCCAG atGGAGTCTGCCTGTGTTTCAATTCACGAAGCTCTGAAATCTGTCATCGACTATCAGACTCATTTCCGTTTGAGAGAAGCTCAAGGCCGAAGCCGAGCGGAGGATCTAAATACAAGAGTGGCCTATTGGTCAGTAGGAGAAGCCATCATTCTTCTGGTGGTTAGCATAGGGCAGGTATTTCTTCTGAAAAGCTTTTTCTCAGATAAAAGAACCACGACAACTCGTGTTGGATCATAA